Proteins encoded by one window of Panicum virgatum strain AP13 chromosome 7N, P.virgatum_v5, whole genome shotgun sequence:
- the LOC120680498 gene encoding uncharacterized protein LOC120680498, with the protein MKSAALTLSYVDEDEDEDKEPDDPHRLMEWPPSPWQLDVFSSRTGQWEVRSFIREGKPAGTIEDIRLDLLERSVRRRYTVYQNGVLYVHCRGSFIMRLSLSSDKYQVINTPTNIGNGKPYLGRLDKEVCFGIVHEGQLQVWTLKESYGKIEWALRYQNDLNCYSPYPYLASLYNHAGLKVGLWIVKEHNISVHNSNHIAETLSEEGRVGL; encoded by the exons ATGAAATCGGCAGCACTTACACTATCATATGTCGATGAGGATGAAGATGAGGACAAGGAACCCGATGACCCGCATCGCTTGATGGAATGGCCACCGTCACCATGGCAGCTGGATGTGTTCTCGTCGAGGACTGGGCAATGGGAGGTTAGGTCCTTCATCCGGGAAGGCAAGCCTGCTGGAACGATCGAAGACATAAGGTTGGATCTGCTCGAACGATCAGTACGCCGGCGTTACACTGTATACCAGAACGGAGTGCTTTATGTGCACTGTCGAGGGTCTTTTATTATGAG GTTATCATTGTCAAGTGATAAATACCAAGTGATTAATACACCAACAAACATTGGGAATGGAAAACCATATCTTGGAAGATTAGACAAGGAGGTGTGTTTTGGAATTGTTCATGAGGGCCAACTACAGGTTTGGACCCTCAAGGAATCATATGGAAAGATAGAGTGGGCTTTAAGGTATCAAAATGACCTTAACTGCTATTCCCCTTACCCTTATTTAGCATCACTCTACAACCATGCTGGATTGAAGGTTGGACTTTGGATCGTAAAGGAACATAACATTAGTGTACACAATAGTAATCACATTGCTGAAACTCTATCGGAAGAGGGTCGAGTGGGACTCTGA